From Brassica oleracea var. oleracea cultivar TO1000 chromosome C3, BOL, whole genome shotgun sequence, a single genomic window includes:
- the LOC106331122 gene encoding probable polygalacturonase At3g15720: MNADRLETAEAPPKSLFRGFQLLISVLLVSSFYAHYGDSDSEFISVRDFLSDSGNTNADQSQAIQDAWKALCAGKSKSLVIHANEDYTLLPQVFQGPCVASNPHIQIDGKIEAPKLVKDWGSNKTENWLSFDKVSGLTITGSGLLDPHGESWWSSVKFDSRPQALQFNRCNNLIYNGLTQRNSPKNHISISNCIQATLSNLHLIAPANSPNTDGIDISLSQKINIFSSAIQTGDDCIAINTGSSDINITSVDCGPGHGISIGSLGEGGATETVENVHVQHCTFTGAENAARIKTWPGGGGYARNIWYEDITLINTKFPIIIDQQYEDDSYKYAKGSAVKVSDVTFRYFRGTCAQPIAINLDCDKIGCGNIVLEHINITSSSPQTSPSAICRFADVTSSFVNIDMKCVNHADLQGPSPSPELPSQYDQPHAQLPQTSAPHAQARPFLSFL; this comes from the exons ATGAACGCGGACAGGTTGGAAACGGCGGAGGCGCCTCCGAAATCGCTCTTTAGG GGTTTCCAGCTACTGATTTCGGTGCTTTTAGTATCATCTTTTTATGCGCACTATGGAGATAGCGATTCTGAATTTATAAGCGTGAGAGATTTTCTATCAGATTCTGGCAATACAAACGCTGATCAATCTCAA GCGATTCAAGACGCATGGAAAGCGTTATGTGCAGGAAAGTCAAAATCTCTAGTAATTCATGCCAACGAAGATTATACTTTACTACCACAAGTGTTTCAAGGCCCTTGTGTAGCTAGTAATCCTCATATTCAG ATTGATGGAAAAATTGAAGCGCCAAAACTGGTTAAGGATTGGGGAAGCAACAAAACAGAAAACTGGTTATCTTTCGATAAGGTGTCAGGCCTCACTATCACTGGATCTGGTCTCCTTGATCCCCATGGGGAAAGTTGGTGGTCTTCTGTTAAGTTCGACTCCCGACCACAG GCACTGCAATTTAATCGATGTAACAACCTTATATATAATGGACTAACTCAAAGAAATAGTCCAAAGAATCATATTTCAATTAGTAATTGCATCCAAGCAACTTTATCAAATCTTCATCTCATAGCACCTGCAAACAGTCCAAATACGGATGGCATTGATATCTCTCTTTCACAAAAAATCAATATCTTCAGCTCGGCAATCCAAACCG GTGATGATTGTATTGCGATTAATACTGGTTCGTCCGATATCAACATAACCAGTGTGGACTGTGGTCCAGGCCATGGCATAAG TATAGGGAGTTTGGGGGAAGGAGGTGCCACTGAAACGGTAGAAAACGTACATGTACAACATTGCACCTTCACTGGCGCTGAGAATGCCGCAAGAATCAAGACTTGGCCG GGAGGAGGAGGATATGCCAGAAATATTTGGTACGAAGATATTACGCTGATAAATACCAAATTCCCCATCATAATCGATCAGCAATACGAGGATGATTCTTATAAATATGCAAAG GGAAGTGCTGTGAAAGTGAGCGATGTAACTTTTAGATACTTCAGAGGGACATGTGCGCAACCCATTGCAATAAATCTAGATTGTGATAAAATAGGTTGTGGTAACATCGTGTTGGAACACATCAACATCACTTCTTCATCTCCACAAACAAGTCCCAGCGCAATTTGCCGTTTCGCAGATGTGACTAGCAGCTTTGTCAACATTGATATGAAGTGTGTTAATCATGCAGATCTTCAAGGTCCATCACCGAGTCCGGAACTTCCATCACAGTATGATCAACCTCATGCACAGCTTCCTCAAACTTCTGCTCCGCATGCTCAAGCTCGACCGTTCTTATCTTTTCTATAA